Proteins encoded together in one Bradyrhizobium sp. PSBB068 window:
- a CDS encoding MoxR family ATPase — MSASALPTSVDALEELLTSRGYLAERSLATVTYLALRMGRPLFLEGEAGVGKTEIAKVLSAALGRKLIRLQCYEGLDVASAVYEWSSAAQMIAIRLAEASGDTDRDQLASDIFAERFLIKRPLLQALEPDVAGPPVLLIDELDRADEAFEAYLLEILSDFQVTIPELGTVKAPAPPIVIITSNRTREIHDALKRRCLYHWVDYPTAERELAIVKSRVPNISAKLSQQVVRFVQALRNQDFYKSPGVAETIDWATALSELDARSLTPQVVGDTLGALLKYQDDIARMQGDALQKTLKEATSD; from the coding sequence ATGAGTGCATCGGCGTTACCCACTTCCGTCGATGCGCTCGAGGAGCTCTTGACCTCGCGCGGCTATCTGGCCGAGCGGTCGCTAGCGACCGTCACCTATCTCGCGCTGCGCATGGGCCGGCCGCTGTTCCTCGAAGGTGAGGCCGGCGTCGGCAAGACCGAGATCGCCAAGGTGCTGTCGGCGGCGCTCGGGCGCAAGCTGATCCGCCTGCAATGCTATGAGGGCCTCGACGTCGCTTCCGCCGTCTATGAGTGGAGCAGCGCGGCGCAGATGATCGCGATCCGCCTCGCTGAAGCCTCCGGCGATACCGATCGCGACCAGCTCGCGAGCGACATCTTCGCCGAGCGCTTCCTGATCAAGCGGCCGCTGTTGCAGGCGCTCGAGCCGGATGTCGCGGGGCCGCCGGTGCTCTTGATCGACGAGCTCGACCGCGCCGACGAGGCGTTCGAGGCCTATCTCTTGGAAATCCTCAGCGACTTCCAGGTCACCATTCCCGAGCTCGGCACCGTGAAGGCGCCGGCGCCGCCGATCGTGATCATCACCTCGAATCGCACCCGCGAGATCCACGACGCGCTGAAGCGGCGCTGCCTCTATCACTGGGTGGATTATCCCACAGCCGAGCGAGAGCTCGCGATCGTCAAATCGCGGGTGCCGAACATCTCCGCCAAGCTGTCGCAGCAGGTCGTCCGCTTCGTGCAGGCGCTGCGCAACCAGGACTTCTACAAGTCGCCGGGCGTTGCCGAGACCATCGACTGGGCCACCGCACTGTCCGAGCTCGACGCCCGCTCGCTGACGCCGCAGGTGGTCGGCGACACGCTGGGCGCGCTGCTGAAATACCAGGACGACATCGCGCGCATGCAGGGCGATGCGTTGCAGAAGACATTGAAGGAAGCGACGAGCGACTAG
- a CDS encoding xanthine dehydrogenase family protein subunit M, producing the protein MYEFKYHRPGTVRQAANLLVKNEDAKLIAGGHTLVPVMKQRLASPPHLVDLSHIEGLDTIEMKGRSLVIGATAKHAEVANSAIVGEAIPALAELAGMIGDPAVRHRGTIGGSLANNDPTADYPAAVLALGATIVTNKRRLKAEEYFQGLFSTALEADEIITKVMFPLPKKAAYIKFRNQASRYALVGVFVAKRPSDVRVAVTGAGSDGVFRATAFEEALKKRFSHKVLDGIAVPAEGLNSDLHGSAEYRAHLIGVLTRRAVEAANAKG; encoded by the coding sequence ATGTACGAATTCAAATATCATCGCCCCGGCACCGTGCGGCAGGCCGCCAACCTCCTGGTGAAGAACGAGGACGCGAAGCTGATCGCCGGCGGTCACACGCTGGTGCCTGTCATGAAGCAGCGGCTCGCAAGCCCGCCGCATCTGGTCGACCTCTCCCATATCGAAGGTCTCGACACGATCGAGATGAAGGGCCGCTCGCTGGTGATCGGCGCCACCGCCAAGCACGCCGAAGTGGCGAACTCCGCGATCGTTGGCGAAGCGATCCCGGCGCTCGCCGAACTCGCAGGCATGATCGGCGATCCCGCGGTGCGCCATCGCGGCACCATCGGCGGCTCGCTCGCCAACAACGATCCGACCGCCGACTACCCGGCCGCGGTGCTGGCGCTGGGCGCGACCATCGTCACCAACAAGCGTCGCCTGAAAGCCGAGGAGTATTTCCAGGGCTTGTTCTCGACCGCGCTGGAGGCCGACGAGATCATCACCAAGGTGATGTTCCCGCTGCCGAAGAAGGCGGCCTACATCAAGTTCCGCAACCAGGCCTCGCGCTACGCGTTGGTCGGTGTGTTCGTGGCCAAGCGTCCGTCCGACGTCCGCGTCGCGGTCACGGGTGCGGGCTCCGACGGCGTGTTCCGCGCCACCGCGTTCGAGGAGGCCTTGAAGAAGCGCTTCTCGCACAAGGTGCTCGACGGCATCGCGGTTCCCGCCGAAGGGCTGAACAGCGACCTGCACGGCAGTGCGGAATACCGCGCCCACCTGATCGGCGTTTTGACGCGCCGGGCGGTGGAAGCCGCCAATGCCAAGGGCTAA
- a CDS encoding (2Fe-2S)-binding protein, whose amino-acid sequence MAKISMIVNGNPVNANVDPRTLLVQFLRENLRLTGTHVGCDTSQCGACVVHLDGKAVKSCTTLAVMADGHEVKTIEGLAADGAPLHPMQEAFREHHGLQCGFCTPGMIMTAVDLVHRKGHDLSDEVIREELEGNLCRCTGYQNIVASIAAGAKAMAKSDLA is encoded by the coding sequence ATGGCCAAGATTTCAATGATCGTGAACGGCAATCCCGTTAACGCGAATGTCGACCCCCGTACCCTTCTGGTCCAGTTCCTGCGCGAAAACCTGCGGCTGACAGGCACCCATGTCGGCTGCGACACCTCGCAGTGCGGCGCCTGCGTCGTGCACCTGGACGGCAAGGCGGTGAAGTCCTGCACGACGCTTGCGGTGATGGCCGACGGTCATGAGGTCAAGACCATCGAGGGGTTGGCCGCCGATGGCGCGCCGCTGCATCCGATGCAGGAGGCCTTCCGCGAGCATCATGGCCTGCAGTGCGGCTTTTGCACGCCGGGCATGATCATGACCGCCGTCGACCTGGTCCATCGCAAGGGCCACGACCTCTCCGACGAGGTGATCCGTGAGGAGCTGGAAGGCAATCTGTGCCGCTGCACCGGCTACCAGAACATCGTCGCCTCGATCGCCGCCGGCGCCAAGGCGATGGCCAAGTCGGATTTGGCCTGA
- a CDS encoding carbon monoxide dehydrogenase subunit G — MAMTMTGEVQLAAPRQAVWDKLNDPEVLKACIPGCEELEKTDEGGFRATAKMKVGPVSARFKGKVMLSDLDPPNGYKISGEGEGGVAGFAKGGATVGLADKDGGTLLSYNVEAQIGGKLAQLGQRLINGAAKKLADEFFANFAKAVQG; from the coding sequence ATGGCCATGACAATGACCGGCGAAGTCCAGCTTGCAGCGCCGCGACAGGCTGTGTGGGACAAGCTCAACGATCCCGAGGTGTTGAAGGCCTGCATTCCCGGCTGCGAAGAGCTGGAGAAGACCGATGAGGGCGGCTTCCGCGCCACCGCCAAGATGAAGGTCGGCCCGGTCTCCGCCCGCTTCAAGGGCAAGGTCATGCTCAGCGACCTTGATCCGCCGAACGGCTACAAGATCTCGGGCGAAGGCGAGGGCGGGGTCGCCGGCTTCGCCAAGGGCGGCGCCACCGTCGGCCTTGCCGACAAGGACGGCGGCACGCTTCTGAGCTACAACGTGGAGGCGCAGATCGGCGGCAAGCTCGCCCAGCTCGGCCAGCGCCTGATCAACGGCGCCGCCAAGAAGCTGGCCGACGAATTCTTTGCAAATTTTGCAAAGGCGGTGCAGGGTTAG
- a CDS encoding 3-carboxy-cis,cis-muconate cycloisomerase: MSTALSPLLAPMLSSAAMRAVCDDAATLQNMLDFEAALARAEVACGVIPAASAGPIAAACKAESFDLAALADAATRSGNLAIPLVKALTTNVAKADAEAARYVHWGATSQDVVDTATMLSLRAGIDALLADLDRAIAGFAGLARAHRDTAVVARTWLQHALPMPFGLKLAEYAAALHRSRQRLLRLRRETLALQFGGAAGTLAALGDKGLAVAAALAKDLDLPLPDAPWHTHRDRIAEAASVFAILAGSCGKIARDVSLMMQTDVGEAFEPAGAGRGGSSTMPHKRNPVAAASALGAATMAPNLAATIFAAQVQDHERSAGPWHAEWPTLPSLMLVTSGALAAIVDLAEGLEVDAARMRVNLDATQGLIMAEAVTFALADKIGKSDAHHLIEAASKKAVADKKHLRDVLSADAKVTAHLDTKRIAGLFEPMAYQGASQVLIDRLLASLDEK; this comes from the coding sequence ATGAGCACAGCCCTCTCCCCCCTGCTTGCGCCGATGCTGTCGAGCGCGGCGATGCGCGCGGTGTGCGACGACGCCGCCACCCTGCAGAACATGCTGGATTTCGAGGCCGCGCTGGCCCGCGCCGAGGTGGCCTGCGGCGTGATTCCCGCAGCCAGCGCTGGACCGATTGCCGCGGCCTGCAAAGCCGAATCATTCGACCTCGCGGCGTTGGCCGATGCGGCGACGCGATCGGGCAATCTGGCGATTCCCCTTGTGAAGGCCCTGACCACCAACGTCGCCAAAGCGGATGCCGAGGCGGCCCGCTACGTGCATTGGGGCGCAACCAGCCAGGACGTCGTCGACACTGCGACCATGCTGTCGTTGCGCGCCGGCATCGATGCGCTGCTCGCCGATCTCGATCGCGCGATTGCCGGATTTGCCGGGCTTGCGCGTGCCCACCGCGACACCGCAGTGGTGGCGCGCACCTGGTTGCAACACGCGCTGCCGATGCCGTTCGGCCTCAAGCTCGCCGAATATGCCGCGGCGCTGCATCGCTCGCGCCAGCGCTTGCTGCGGCTGCGCCGCGAGACGCTGGCCCTGCAATTCGGCGGGGCCGCCGGCACCCTCGCCGCGCTCGGGGACAAGGGACTAGCGGTGGCCGCAGCACTGGCGAAAGACCTCGACCTGCCCCTGCCCGATGCGCCCTGGCACACCCATCGCGACCGCATCGCGGAGGCCGCGTCCGTGTTCGCCATCCTCGCCGGCAGCTGCGGCAAGATCGCGCGGGACGTTTCGCTGATGATGCAGACCGATGTCGGCGAAGCCTTCGAGCCGGCCGGCGCCGGCCGCGGCGGCTCCTCCACCATGCCGCACAAGCGCAATCCGGTCGCCGCCGCGAGCGCGCTCGGCGCCGCGACGATGGCGCCGAATCTCGCCGCGACGATCTTCGCCGCACAGGTGCAGGACCATGAGCGCAGCGCCGGCCCGTGGCACGCGGAATGGCCGACCCTGCCGAGCCTGATGCTGGTGACTTCAGGTGCGCTTGCCGCGATCGTCGATCTCGCCGAGGGGCTCGAGGTCGATGCGGCGCGGATGCGCGTCAATCTCGATGCGACGCAAGGGCTGATCATGGCGGAAGCCGTCACCTTTGCGCTGGCCGACAAGATCGGCAAGAGCGACGCCCATCACTTGATCGAGGCCGCCAGCAAGAAGGCGGTCGCCGATAAGAAGCATCTGCGCGATGTGCTGTCGGCGGATGCCAAGGTCACCGCGCATCTCGACACCAAGCGGATCGCAGGACTGTTCGAGCCGATGGCCTATCAGGGCGCCTCACAGGTGCTGATCGACCGGTTGCTGGCTTCACTGGATGAGAAATAG
- the pcaD gene encoding 3-oxoadipate enol-lactonase produces MPMINADGCLLNVQVDGRDGGPTLMLSNSLGCTLQMWEPQMRALTQMFRVIRYDRRGHGKSGVPAGPYSMERFGRDVLAILDDLNIEKVHWCGLSMGGMVGQWLGANAPERFGKIILANTACYYPDPTNWLNRIKAVKQGGIAAVADTVIAGWLTAEFREREPETTARMKAMLLASPVEGYLACCEALSTLDQRALLPGIKSPTLVIAGKQDMATPVSAGEMIRSGIPGASMTLLDAAHISNVEQSHAFTEAVVGFLTQR; encoded by the coding sequence ATGCCGATGATCAACGCCGACGGATGCCTGCTCAACGTCCAGGTGGATGGCCGCGACGGCGGGCCGACCTTGATGCTGTCGAATTCGCTCGGCTGCACCTTGCAGATGTGGGAGCCGCAGATGCGGGCGCTGACGCAGATGTTCCGCGTCATCCGCTACGACCGCCGTGGTCACGGCAAATCCGGCGTCCCGGCCGGCCCCTACTCGATGGAACGGTTCGGCCGCGACGTGCTCGCGATCCTCGATGACCTCAACATCGAGAAGGTGCATTGGTGCGGCCTGTCGATGGGCGGCATGGTCGGACAATGGCTTGGCGCCAACGCTCCCGAAAGATTCGGCAAGATCATCCTCGCCAACACCGCCTGCTACTATCCCGATCCGACCAACTGGCTGAATCGCATCAAGGCGGTGAAGCAAGGCGGCATCGCCGCGGTCGCCGACACCGTGATCGCGGGCTGGCTGACCGCCGAATTCCGCGAGCGCGAGCCTGAGACCACGGCGCGCATGAAGGCGATGCTGCTGGCCTCTCCGGTCGAAGGCTATCTCGCCTGCTGCGAAGCGTTGTCGACGCTCGACCAGCGCGCGCTGCTGCCTGGGATCAAGAGCCCGACACTGGTGATCGCAGGCAAGCAGGACATGGCGACGCCGGTGTCGGCGGGTGAGATGATCCGCAGCGGCATTCCCGGCGCCAGCATGACGCTGCTGGATGCCGCGCACATCTCCAATGTCGAGCAGTCGCACGCCTTCACCGAAGCCGTGGTCGGCTTCCTGACGCAACGCTAG
- a CDS encoding carboxymuconolactone decarboxylase family protein, with translation MDDNQRRDDGMTQRRKVLGNEWVDKSIKNRNAFNTDFQDLITRYAWGEIWTRPHFDHRTRRVLVIGTMVALGQWDEFRLHVRAALTEGGFTPEDIKEILLQQAIYCGVPAANHAVKEAGAIIAELGLLKG, from the coding sequence ATGGACGACAACCAGCGCCGCGACGACGGCATGACTCAGCGCCGCAAGGTGCTCGGCAATGAATGGGTCGACAAGTCGATCAAGAACCGCAACGCGTTCAACACCGACTTCCAGGATCTGATCACGCGCTATGCGTGGGGTGAGATCTGGACGCGGCCGCATTTCGATCACCGCACGCGCCGCGTGCTCGTCATCGGCACCATGGTCGCGCTCGGCCAATGGGATGAGTTCCGCCTGCACGTGCGCGCCGCGCTCACTGAGGGCGGCTTCACGCCCGAGGACATCAAGGAGATCCTGCTGCAACAGGCTATCTATTGCGGCGTGCCCGCGGCCAATCACGCCGTCAAGGAAGCCGGTGCGATCATTGCCGAACTAGGGCTGCTGAAGGGATAG
- a CDS encoding branched-chain amino acid ABC transporter permease, with translation MDYFAQQLINGLVLGSIYGLIAIGYTMVYGIVGMINFAHGDIFMIGGFIALISFLVLVSLGLTAIPLILLIVLLVSMAITALYGWTIERIAYRPLRHSFRLAPMLSAIGMSFVLTNFSQVSQGARVKPVPPIITGGYTLHEGSQGFAVQLSNIQIMVVLATIVVLALFTWLVSRTRLGRDMRACEQDQTMAALLGVDVDRTISMTFVIGAALAAVAGMMYLLYYGLVDFFMGFVAGIKAFTAAVLGGIGSLPGAMLGGLAIGLIETFWSAYFSVEYKDVAAFSILIVVLIFMPTGLLGRPEVEKV, from the coding sequence ATGGATTATTTCGCCCAGCAACTGATCAACGGCCTCGTGCTCGGTTCGATCTATGGCCTGATCGCCATCGGCTACACGATGGTCTACGGCATCGTCGGCATGATCAACTTCGCCCATGGCGACATCTTCATGATCGGCGGCTTCATCGCGCTGATCTCGTTCCTGGTGCTGGTGTCGCTCGGCCTCACCGCGATCCCGCTCATCCTGCTCATCGTGCTCCTGGTCTCGATGGCGATCACCGCGCTCTACGGCTGGACCATCGAGCGTATCGCCTACCGGCCGCTGCGGCATTCGTTCCGCCTGGCGCCGATGCTGTCGGCGATCGGCATGTCGTTCGTGCTGACCAACTTCTCGCAGGTGTCGCAGGGCGCGCGCGTCAAGCCGGTGCCGCCGATCATCACCGGCGGCTACACGCTGCATGAAGGCTCGCAGGGCTTCGCCGTGCAGCTGTCCAACATCCAGATCATGGTCGTGCTCGCCACCATCGTGGTGCTCGCGCTGTTCACCTGGCTGGTGTCGCGCACCCGGCTCGGGCGCGACATGCGCGCCTGCGAGCAGGACCAGACCATGGCCGCGCTGCTCGGCGTCGACGTCGACCGCACCATCTCGATGACCTTCGTGATCGGGGCCGCGCTCGCCGCCGTCGCCGGCATGATGTACCTGCTGTATTACGGCCTGGTCGATTTCTTCATGGGCTTCGTCGCCGGCATCAAGGCGTTCACGGCCGCCGTGCTCGGCGGCATCGGCTCGCTGCCGGGCGCAATGCTCGGCGGGCTCGCGATCGGCCTGATCGAGACGTTCTGGTCGGCCTATTTCTCGGTGGAGTACAAGGACGTCGCCGCGTTCTCGATCCTGATCGTGGTGCTGATCTTCATGCCGACCGGCCTGCTCGGCCGTCCCGAAGTCGAAAAAGTCTGA
- the livM gene encoding high-affinity branched-chain amino acid ABC transporter permease LivM, whose product MLKKALISALVALVLFSLMIGVRTEAGPQGGLIYWTRFGDLAALVGTVFGGSIIIELLRQWWGPVDKDRLVPKPVQSAMSFAGRWLAPALLVFTFLVPVIFYNQRYILDLSILVLTYVMLGWGLNVVVGLAGLLDLGYVAFYAVGAYSYALLATNFGLSFWVCLPLAGILAAFWGVLLGFPVLRLRGDYLAIVTLAFGEIIRLVIINWQSLTGGPNGVSGIPRPTMFGIPLTPGDDGLAAKLGIEFSPTHRLVFLFYLILGMALLTNWVTIRLRRLPIGRAWEALREDEVACRALGINTTTTKLTAFATGAMFGGFAGAFFATRQGFISPESFTFQESALVLAIVVLGGMGSQLGVALAALTMIGGFELFRGLDQYRMLVFGMAMVLLMIWRPRGLIGHRAPTVFLERNQAISSDLVKEGHG is encoded by the coding sequence ATTCTCAAGAAAGCGCTGATCAGCGCCCTCGTCGCGCTGGTGCTGTTCTCGCTGATGATCGGCGTGCGCACCGAGGCCGGACCGCAGGGCGGCCTGATCTACTGGACCCGGTTCGGCGACCTCGCCGCACTGGTCGGCACCGTGTTCGGCGGCAGCATCATCATCGAGCTGCTGCGGCAATGGTGGGGGCCGGTCGACAAGGACCGCCTCGTGCCGAAACCGGTGCAATCGGCGATGTCGTTCGCCGGCCGCTGGCTGGCGCCGGCGCTGCTGGTGTTCACCTTCCTCGTGCCCGTCATCTTCTACAACCAGCGCTACATTCTCGACCTGTCGATCCTGGTCCTGACCTATGTGATGCTGGGATGGGGGTTGAACGTCGTGGTCGGGCTCGCCGGCCTGCTCGACCTCGGCTATGTCGCCTTCTATGCGGTCGGCGCCTATTCCTACGCGCTGCTTGCGACCAATTTCGGATTGTCGTTCTGGGTCTGCCTGCCGCTCGCCGGCATCCTGGCGGCGTTCTGGGGCGTGCTGCTCGGCTTCCCGGTGCTGCGGCTGCGCGGCGACTATCTCGCGATCGTGACGCTCGCATTCGGCGAGATCATCCGCCTCGTCATCATCAACTGGCAGAGTCTGACCGGCGGCCCCAACGGCGTCTCCGGGATTCCGCGTCCGACCATGTTCGGCATTCCGCTGACGCCCGGCGATGACGGGCTCGCCGCCAAGCTCGGCATCGAGTTCTCGCCGACCCACCGCCTCGTCTTCCTGTTCTATCTGATCCTGGGGATGGCGCTGCTCACCAACTGGGTGACGATCCGGCTGCGGCGGCTGCCGATCGGCCGCGCCTGGGAAGCGCTGCGCGAGGACGAGGTCGCCTGCCGCGCGCTCGGCATCAACACCACGACCACCAAGCTGACGGCGTTCGCGACCGGTGCGATGTTCGGCGGCTTCGCCGGCGCGTTCTTCGCAACGCGCCAGGGCTTCATCAGCCCGGAATCCTTCACCTTCCAGGAATCGGCGCTGGTGCTGGCGATCGTCGTGCTCGGCGGCATGGGCTCGCAGCTCGGCGTTGCGCTCGCCGCACTGACCATGATCGGCGGCTTCGAACTGTTCCGCGGGCTCGATCAGTACCGCATGCTGGTGTTCGGCATGGCGATGGTGCTCTTGATGATCTGGCGGCCGCGCGGGCTGATCGGCCATCGCGCGCCGACCGTGTTCCTGGAGCGCAACCAGGCGATCTCCTCCGACCTCGTCAAGGAGGGCCACGGATGA
- a CDS encoding ABC transporter ATP-binding protein, whose product MSGDPILTVDRLMMRFGGIVAVNELSFAAERRKITALIGPNGAGKTTVFNCITGFYRPSGGAIRLAHDDGRTIQLERLNDFRISKQAKVARTFQNIRLFPGMTALENLMVAQHNALMRASGLTVLGLLGLPSWREAEQRAIELARTWLKRVGLLDRADDAAGNLPYGDQRRLEIARAMCTEPALLCLDEPAAGLNARESGGLNELLLSIRNEQGTSILLIEHDMSVVMEISDHVVVMDYGVKIAEGPPQTVRDDPKVIAAYLGADEEEAIAVMESGT is encoded by the coding sequence ATGAGCGGCGACCCCATCCTCACCGTCGACCGCCTGATGATGCGCTTCGGCGGCATCGTCGCGGTCAACGAGCTCTCCTTCGCCGCCGAGCGGCGCAAGATAACCGCGCTGATCGGGCCGAACGGCGCCGGCAAGACCACCGTGTTCAATTGCATCACCGGTTTCTACCGGCCGAGCGGCGGCGCGATCCGCCTCGCCCATGACGACGGCCGCACCATCCAGCTCGAGCGGCTGAACGATTTCCGCATCTCCAAGCAGGCCAAGGTGGCGCGAACCTTCCAGAACATCCGGCTGTTTCCCGGCATGACCGCGCTGGAGAATCTGATGGTCGCCCAGCACAACGCGCTGATGCGCGCCTCGGGCCTGACCGTGCTCGGGCTGCTCGGCCTGCCGTCCTGGCGCGAGGCCGAGCAGCGCGCCATCGAGCTGGCGCGGACCTGGCTCAAGCGCGTCGGCCTGCTCGACCGCGCCGACGATGCCGCGGGCAACCTGCCCTACGGCGACCAGCGGCGGCTCGAGATCGCGCGCGCGATGTGCACGGAGCCGGCGCTGCTCTGTCTCGACGAACCGGCGGCTGGCCTCAACGCGCGCGAGAGCGGCGGGCTCAACGAGCTGCTGCTGTCGATCCGCAACGAACAGGGCACTTCGATCCTCCTGATCGAGCATGACATGTCGGTCGTGATGGAGATCTCCGACCACGTCGTGGTGATGGACTACGGCGTCAAGATCGCCGAAGGGCCGCCGCAGACCGTCCGCGACGACCCCAAGGTGATCGCCGCCTATCTCGGGGCCGACGAGGAAGAGGCGATCGCCGTGATGGAGAGCGGCACGTGA
- a CDS encoding ABC transporter ATP-binding protein codes for MSALAATTPLLAVRGVRAAYGKIEALKGVDIEINRGEIVALIGANGAGKSTLMMTIFGRPRARAGSIEYDGNDITGVPTHEIARLRIAQSPEGRRIFPRMSVAENLQMGADATESSEAEREAGLERVFALFPRLKERIAQRGGTLSGGEQQMLAIGRALMSRPRLLMLDEPSLGLAPLIARQIFDAIRTLNRQDGLTVLIVEQNANHALKLAHRGYVMVNGLITLTGTGSELLQRPEIRAAYLEGGRHG; via the coding sequence GTGAGCGCGCTAGCTGCTACCACACCCCTGCTCGCGGTGCGCGGCGTGCGTGCGGCGTATGGCAAGATCGAGGCGCTGAAGGGCGTCGACATCGAGATCAACCGAGGCGAGATCGTGGCCCTGATCGGCGCCAACGGCGCCGGAAAGTCGACGCTGATGATGACGATCTTCGGCCGGCCGCGCGCCCGTGCCGGCAGCATCGAATATGACGGCAATGACATCACCGGCGTGCCGACCCACGAGATCGCGCGGCTGCGCATCGCGCAATCGCCCGAGGGCCGGCGAATCTTTCCGCGCATGAGCGTCGCGGAGAACCTGCAGATGGGCGCCGACGCCACCGAAAGCAGCGAGGCCGAACGCGAGGCCGGGCTGGAGCGGGTGTTCGCGCTGTTCCCGCGCCTGAAGGAACGCATCGCACAACGCGGCGGCACGCTGTCGGGCGGCGAGCAGCAGATGCTCGCGATCGGCCGCGCCCTGATGAGCCGGCCCCGCCTGCTGATGCTTGACGAGCCCTCGCTCGGCCTCGCACCGCTGATCGCGCGCCAGATCTTCGACGCCATCCGAACGCTGAACCGGCAGGACGGCCTCACCGTCTTGATCGTCGAGCAGAACGCCAACCATGCGCTGAAGCTCGCCCATCGCGGCTATGTCATGGTCAACGGCCTGATCACGCTCACCGGAACCGGCAGCGAATTGCTGCAGCGCCCGGAAATCCGCGCCGCCTATCTGGAAGGCGGCCGCCACGGGTAG
- a CDS encoding branched-chain amino acid ABC transporter substrate-binding protein translates to MKSLKLIGLALGASFALSASAFAQDITIAVAGPMTGSESAFGRQMKNGAEQAVADINAAGGVLGKKLALEADDDACDPKQARSIAEKIGSSKIPFVAGHFCSSSSIPASEAYADANVLQITPASTNPLFTERKLWNVARVCGRDDQQGLVAADYIVKNFKGKNVAILNDKTTYGKGLADETKKALNKAGFQEKMFESYNKGDKDFNSIVSRLKRDNIDLVYVGGYHQEAGLILRQMRDQGLQTILMAGDAMNDKEFASITGPAAEGTLFTFGPDPRNKPTAKAIVEKFKAKNIDPEGYTLYTYAAMQVWTQAVAKAGTTDAKKVMETIKAGDWDTVLGKMGFDAKGDIKAIDYVVYKWDAKGNYTEINPKGS, encoded by the coding sequence ATGAAATCACTGAAGCTGATCGGCCTGGCATTGGGCGCTTCGTTCGCATTGTCGGCGAGCGCATTCGCGCAAGACATCACCATCGCAGTCGCGGGTCCGATGACGGGCTCCGAATCCGCTTTCGGCCGGCAGATGAAGAACGGCGCCGAGCAGGCAGTCGCCGACATCAACGCCGCCGGCGGCGTGCTCGGCAAGAAGCTCGCGCTGGAAGCCGACGACGATGCCTGCGATCCGAAGCAGGCGCGCTCGATCGCGGAGAAGATCGGCTCGTCGAAGATTCCGTTCGTGGCCGGCCATTTCTGCTCGTCGTCGTCGATCCCGGCCTCCGAGGCCTATGCCGACGCCAACGTCCTGCAGATCACCCCGGCCTCGACCAACCCGCTGTTCACCGAGCGCAAGCTCTGGAACGTGGCGCGCGTCTGCGGTCGTGACGACCAGCAGGGCCTGGTCGCCGCCGACTACATCGTGAAGAACTTCAAGGGCAAGAACGTCGCGATCCTGAACGACAAGACCACCTACGGCAAAGGCCTCGCCGACGAGACCAAGAAGGCGCTGAACAAGGCCGGCTTCCAGGAGAAGATGTTCGAGTCCTACAACAAGGGCGACAAGGACTTCAACTCGATCGTCTCGCGCCTGAAGCGCGACAACATCGATCTGGTCTATGTCGGCGGCTACCATCAGGAAGCCGGCTTGATCCTGCGCCAGATGCGCGACCAGGGCCTGCAGACCATTCTGATGGCGGGCGACGCCATGAACGATAAGGAGTTCGCCTCGATCACCGGCCCGGCCGCCGAAGGCACGCTGTTCACCTTCGGCCCCGATCCGCGCAACAAGCCGACCGCGAAGGCGATCGTCGAGAAGTTCAAAGCCAAGAACATCGACCCCGAAGGCTACACGCTCTACACCTACGCCGCGATGCAGGTGTGGACGCAGGCCGTCGCCAAGGCCGGCACCACCGACGCCAAGAAGGTGATGGAGACCATCAAGGCCGGCGATTGGGACACCGTGCTCGGCAAGATGGGCTTCGACGCCAAAGGCGACATCAAGGCGATCGACTACGTCGTCTACAAGTGGGACGCCAAGGGCAACTACACCGAGATCAACCCGAAGGGCTCCTGA